The Phaseolus vulgaris cultivar G19833 chromosome 10, P. vulgaris v2.0, whole genome shotgun sequence DNA window TAAACAACTATGTTTTCAATTGTTCTAGTGAAATTTGTGATCAATTGGTCTCAAGACTTTCTTACTATGTAGTTCATGGATATTGATATGTCACGGACacataaatatgtataatttctaaaacaTAAGACACGAGGATACAAATCtatgtaatatataattatgaattatataaattgacaattaagatttatgtgcacaaatatgttttagttttgtttggaacaaaaatatatttttcatggttggtcaaaattatttgtttcttatttttatagtcataaaaaatttatacaataaatttgagtttttagaattGTTAAAAAtctcaacaaatattttttgaattagacacttcaccGATACGTATCATACGAGTGTCCATGTCTGAATATCTGATATGAACACGCTATTTAAGAGAAATGTCTGAATCTCATAACTCCCTTATAactgaataaaataaaaagaaatttcaattattaattacaCTTCAATTATCAAATGagtaaaatcattaaatattaataattattattgagTATCTCAAAAAATTCATCTTATCATAAGAGTTTGTCTTATTTTAAGTATTATTTCTACTTTCCTCCATAGAGTGATTTGATATCTCTATTTAAAAAACCATAACACATTCGTTCACAACTTCATAAAACTTAAGTcactctaatatttttttaacatattttaaataaaataatatccatttaataaaaaattcaaagttATACACTACATACTACTCAGTGCTCTACCAGACTACAACATTTCttgtaaaaaataacaataagtCGGCTATTAAACCGACACTAAATGAAGACTACAAAAAGGAGAAAGGagtaaatttagaaaaatgaaaaagtatATAATTATAGGTTTggttttaagataaaaaaaagaataaatagaaaaaatgatGATGACAGGTGGCAGTTAACAAAGAAAGAAACAGGGTGTGGTGCGTGGGGCCTCGGTGGAGATAGTGACCGGACCTAAGTGTTTGAATTTTTGGTCCGACCACAACACAAACATAAACAGAACTCATTACTCTGTCTCTGTGCGCACCAAATAATTCTGCACCCTAACCGCCGCCCCTATTCATATCACTGCCCACACATGCATCAATCAAAACCACCTTCATCATCATTCTTTTATATTCAtgcaatacaaaaaaaaatagtattttttaattacttgaAAAAATTAATCTGAATctttcaaagtaaaaaaaacgtgtaaaatgggaaaaataattaattaaatcagTACCAGAAAGGCTAATTCTTATTCAatcttaaattatatattttaatgcaTTTTCCTTTTGCAAGAATGAGACAACACTTGGTTTTTTGCATTATTCAGTCCAGAATTATATATTTTAccaattttttgaaaatctgcaAGACGTGAAGACCAACAAGCTTGGATTTTGCAACGTACCTTCCATTTTTAGGATATTttgattgaaaagaaaaaagaaaaaaacaaaattaatagaaatattaaaaaaaattgaacaaattataagtatttaacttgaaaaataattgttccgattattattaatttaattgtgACTCTTGGTGAgcatatttctattattaatttcaCCATATTCATTATTCTTGGATTTAATATTACAGAAACAACGAAAAGGCAAggtatgaataaataaattaaaataataataataataataataataataataataataataataataataataataataataataataataataataataataataataataataataataataataataataataataataataataataataataataataataataataataataataataataataataataataataataataataataataataataataataataataataataataataataataataataataataataataataataataataataataataataataataaacggAGTGAACAGAGaaaaagagaagagagagagagaagaaaaactgaagagaaaaagaagatagGTAGGAAGAGAAGAGAGGGCGTTCAAAAACCGTTCGGGAAAAAAATCGGAGAGGGCGTTGTTCGCACGGAACCCTAGCCATCAGCCTCTGTTGTCAATGGCGTTCTTCTCCGCCGTTGTCGCCGTCGGGGAACATTTCCGGCGACGTTGAACTTCCTCTCCTCGATTTCCCCGCCGCCGGAAATGGCTCCGGCGCCGGCGGATAACATAGTTGTGTTCGTGTTAGATAGAGAGCCATACGAACTAGAtcttttatgttgttttctttCTAACTGACTGACTGACTGACTGACAGACGAATCTGTTGCGAAGATCGTAACAAACCGCGCGGAGAGGTCGTTTCGGCCGTTGCGGGCTGCGTGTTTCTCCAGCGGAAATGGCGAAGGGAGGGCAATGCTTCTTCGAGAAGCTTTGGCGGTGCGTTCGGACGGTTTTCTTCGTGGTGGCATTGGTGGCGTCGTTGGCGGTCACGTCGCTGCCTGTGGTTGTGGCGGTGGTTGACGTGTTGGTGCCGTGCTTTTTGATCTCGAACTTCACCTGTGTCAAGTGTTTCAGCTTCAAGGAGCATTTTCGCCGTTACGCTTTCAACAGTTCCTTGATGGACATTCCGCTAGTTTCGGTTATAAGATCGCTTATCATTCTCTGTACGTGTCATCATTCTAACTTATaggatattaatattaatttattacattgcaacacttttgttcttcaaggcaTTAATTGTTCTAAATCATATAGTTTATATTGttctaattcaaatttttttagttttattaactTGTACTTTTATGTTCATTTATGTTCAGTTGCTCTACTTCAAATCATAAAGTCTATGTTTATTCGAAATTTTGGAGTTACATTTTTTTGTCTCCTTTATGAATGGATGAATTTTCACTATATTGTTTTGAGTGTCTGTATGATGGGGTTATATAATTTGTGCATGCTGAGTAGTAGTGTAGTTCTCATGTTGGGTTTGTGTTTTCCTGATGATTTTGCAGGTGTTTATTCCGTTTGTGATGGTCCTGCTCTCTCACATGGTCCTTACCTTGGAACTGTGACTCTGTGCTCTTTTCTGTCAATTATTCTCCTTTCGGTGAAAGCTTGTTTGTTCACTGTAAATTCACATATTGAAGCGGAGGCTTCAGTTTCCTTCAGGAAGCAGAGACTTCATTTGAAGAAGCCATGGGGAATGCCTGTCTTGTTTCTTTCATCAGTTGTGTTTGCCCTTGGCCATACTGTGGTTGCTTATAGAACCAGCTGCAGAGCACGCAGAAAGCTCTTGTTTCATCGAGTTGACCCTGAAGCTGTAAGCCTAAAATTcctttctatttttttgtttctttaatttCATTGGTTAGTGCTTGTGTTACTTCTTTGGCTTTAACTTATTTTGAATCAAACGGTTGTGATACTACAAACCTTCTTCAAAGAAAATTGGAAAACTTAGTTATAGCTCCGTATATGCTTTTTATCTTGTTTATCAAAAGTGGAGATTCATCTTGATGACTTACATCACTCTTTTATGCTGACCTTTATTGAATCCGAATTAAAATCCATTTTCACCGGATGACACCAAAATCACCTGTGGTATTTACATAAAGGCTTGTCTCGTCCAGAAGAATCATGGAATCAACAGGACTTATATCTGtgactttttaattttatttcactttGGTGATGCACATGCTTGAAACTGCTCTAATTTCTCTCTGTTTAATCAAACAGGTTCTATCGTGCAAAAATGTTTTCTCTGGCTATCCAAAGGTCCCACGATCTCCCACTCCTTCTGTTGGGAGAACCCCCAGAAGTGATTATGAAACAAGGCGAAGACCTTTTGGGACTGCTCGTGATGAAGAACTGCTTGTCAGATTACTTGCAAACTCGGACAGCTTATTCATTACATGCCAAGGACTTACACTGCATTACAAGCTAAGCTTGCCTGGTTCACCTCCACATTCATTGTCTTCAATGTCCTGTACTGAGTCAAATTCTAGCCGCATTACTTCAGCAATGGCTGCTGGGTTGGCTAAACCTAATAAACATTTTCTAAGTACATCTCCAAATATCCAGCCTCAATTGTACAGGAGCTATAGCAATCAATTCCATGGTCCATCCCTACATGTTCCTCTATTGGATGGTCCTATAACTTCTACTATTTCTGAAGATATCCCTGTTTTTCACCTGGATGGTATTTGTGAAGATGAAACTAATAAATTAGATTTTCAATCTCTGGAGAAAAATTCAAAGAATGTTGGCCAATTAGGTCTTGTTTTAATTCATGGGTTTGGTGGAGGAGTCTTCTCTTGGAGGCATGTGATGGGATGTTTAGCTCGGCAGAGTAATTGCTCAGTTGCTGCATTTGATAGGCCTGGTTGGGGATTAAGTTCAAGGCCTCGCAGGGAGAACTG harbors:
- the LOC137818607 gene encoding uncharacterized protein; the encoded protein is MAKGGQCFFEKLWRCVRTVFFVVALVASLAVTSLPVVVAVVDVLVPCFLISNFTCVKCFSFKEHFRRYAFNSSLMDIPLVSVIRSLIILCVYSVCDGPALSHGPYLGTVTLCSFLSIILLSVKACLFTVNSHIEAEASVSFRKQRLHLKKPWGMPVLFLSSVVFALGHTVVAYRTSCRARRKLLFHRVDPEAVLSCKNVFSGYPKVPRSPTPSVGRTPRSDYETRRRPFGTARDEELLVRLLANSDSLFITCQGLTLHYKLSLPGSPPHSLSSMSCTESNSSRITSAMAAGLAKPNKHFLSTSPNIQPQLYRSYSNQFHGPSLHVPLLDGPITSTISEDIPVFHLDGICEDETNKLDFQSLEKNSKNVGQLGLVLIHGFGGGVFSWRHVMGCLARQSNCSVAAFDRPGWGLSSRPRRENWEEKELPNPYKLETQVDLLLSFCSEIGFSSVVLIGHDDGGLLALMAAQKNKSSLSCFNVDVKGVVLLNVSLSREVVPSFARILLHTSLGKKHLVRPLLRTEITQVVNRRAWYDPTKMTEEVLTLYKAPLFVEGWDEALHEIGKLSSETILSTKNAESLLQAVGDIPVLVIAGSEDSLVSLKSCQAMASKLVNSRLVAVSGCGHLPHEECPKALLAAISPFISRLLFTSDSQSQ